The DNA segment TGGAATTAAGTAGTTTTATCACATTATTCTTAACCATACTTCTTGGACTATTGGTATaggtacttttattaatttatgaaatgataaatggtgttctactacttctttagcaaatagtGAAGGGTTATAATGGTGTTAGCATTttggatacagtctctcaattttggacTGGTTGTGATTGAAATATTCCCTTGTCTTACGACATATGcctttttttaatcatatcatggttagggaggaacatgatattcctaattggataaTATCACAACAGTCTTCTTTTCTAAACACAACAAGTATTCAAAAGGTGTTAAACATATATGAAATTGAAATACATTGTCGTTAAAGAATAAGTTCAAAAAACAAAGGGTGTCAATTGAACACATTAGCACTAATCTCATGATTGCAGATCCGTTGACAAAAGGTCTTCCACCAAAGACATTTAATGAACATGTTGAAAGAATGGGTGTTACTAAAAACCATTTTTGACCTTATGATTGAGTTTCATGTTCTTTATGTAATTGGAACTTCAaacttattatattattgtttcTAATATTTAATGCATTCTGTTTTATTGTATTTGTTGTTCAACAGGATTAATATTTGTCTTTGACTAAGACATTATTGTTGGATCATCATGAACATTTCATTTATAGGTCATATTAAGTAGAAAACTAAATTGTAGTACTTGGAAGGAATTATGTCGATTTAATGACAAACTCATATTAGCCTATACTTAATGatgatataattatataatcaaTGCTTAAGATATTTCAACCTGATGTTATGTGCAGTATATTTTGCTTATTAAACCATAAACATAATTCTGCCATATTGGCCAAGTGGGAGGATGTAAAATATGCATATATGGCATATATgtggtttaaaaaaataaaataaaaaataatattcgtTGGTTATGAAATTTTAGAAAAGGTAGTTgagatattttcttttccaacaGAAAGTtttgtaaaaatgaaaaaattgttaaaatgaaaaaaactaattttataatttatcatCTATTATCAATCCATTAAAGAACAAATCTTCATAGATCAAGTACACATATTTCAACTTATAAGATTATGAAAACCATATAATTCTACTAATATCTTGGCTTAATACTTATGTAAAACTAAAGTtagattttcataataaaaaaatatttacactcCAAACAACAAAATAACAGAAAGTTTATAAACCATCTCCCATTGCTGATTGTCTATACACAATTATCATGTATTTATAAAATGACATTTATTGTAGGTGCTTATAAtaagtaatatatataattaaaatctttTATGGTTCacaatctttcctttatttttcattttattagaaAATAGAATACATGTTTGGTTCTCAAATAACATGGGATATTAAAAACAGGCAAGAGTGGGGCTAAACATTAGTATCAACACAACAATATTAAATTGTGTAACCCCCATCTATGGTTATAATTTGTCCAGTGATGTATGAAGCAGCTGGAAGGCAAAGGAAAGCAACCATTCCTGATATGTCCTTAGGTTCTCCAATGCGACCAGCCATTGTTTTAGCCTTCGTAGCTTCAATAATTTTACTCCCTTCATCAAGAGATTCCTATAACAAAAGCAATACTGAGAGATCTTTGGAATGACTGCTAAATTAATTATGCAAATTAGAGTATTACCAGTATAAAATCCAGAAGTTCGGTCTTAACAAATCCAGGTGCTACAGCATTTGCACGAATATTATCCTTTGCCCATTCCAATGCTACGTTCTTGGTGAATTGATTCATAGCTCCTGAATTATATTTACATACAGATTCATTATCTTCTGAAGCTCCAATTTATGAAGTTTCCAATTTAAAAGGATCCAAAGATAGGAAATATACCTTTAGAGGATGCATAGACAGAACTGAAAGGAAAAGATTTAAGACCTGCAATTGAGGATATGAATACTATGTTCCCATATCCAGATGCTTTGAGAAGTGGATGTGCTAGTTGACATAGGTGGTAACTAGACTCAAAATTAGTTCCCATTATTGTACTTATATCTTCTGCAGTATAATCTATGAGGTTCTTAGGTACAGTAGTTCCAGCATTGTTTATCTACAGAAAACCAGAAATTGAAAGAGAATTGAGCTATGTGTATCACGAAATTTAGAAACCTGATGGTGGAGCCTTGAATAAGCTGAAAGAAatcttaatataaattatttttatcccTTTGAACATGCATTAACAATACTCAGTTGTTTGTATACCAAAGTTTTGTAATTAGAAATGCTCTTGCTAccattaattatgttttgttCTCCTCTTGCTAGTTATACTCGGAACTTTCTCAGATGAAAAATTGTCATGATATGTGTAGTGCATATTATGCAGAAACACTggtataaaattcttaaaagtTTAATTAAGAGGGTCATACCAGAATGTTGAGTTTTCCATCAAAGATGGAAGCAACATCTCTCATTAAATTCTCACGTTGGTCACGGGATAATACATCACATGAAGAACCTGTTATAGAAAATCCTTTTCTATTCCATTCTTCTAAGCATTTATCAATATCTTGCTGTTTACGTGCACATATATGCACAGATGCCCCAAATTCAGCCAATTCCTCTGCTACAGCGTACCTTATTgcaaacagaataaaaaattcaactaGCAATAACAGGAATAGTATTAAAATAAGAATGTAGAAGACATTATAGAAGTGAACAAACCCTATGCCTCGGGTGCCTCCTGTAACTAGAGCAGTCATTCCATGGAGTGACCATTTTTGGTCTTTGAAGCAGCTCAACTTTGTTTCTGCCATATCCCTCTGCTTGGTAGTTTGTGAGGAGCTTCAAACACAAATAAGTTTTGATTGATTTGCTTATCTATTTGATGGATATTGTTTtggttttttcttttcataGCACAGTTTTAGTGGTTCTAGTTTGTGAAAGAgaaattttgtttctaaattcaTATGCAATGAAAATATATAgctataaaaatatattcttattttattaaagaaagaaattacAGTTTAAAAAAGGAGTGCGATGCTAAGATGACTGTCACAAGTTGCAGATGACTGTCTCAATATCATGTTTTGTTGTCACTTATTACACTAGCATTCAGATATAAAACTTGTGAATTATAGACTAATCAACACTTTCATTTATTGGTATTATAATTGTTGAATTTGActtaatttcattaataattGTGAGATAAgtataaatacaaaaatttaaaattttaagtaattaattttattataagtcCCTAATCATCTCAtagaatttatgaaattatttataaacatttcataaaattattaaaaatcttattttaatatCAGCTTAACTAAGTTATAACTCTCTGGTAAATTAGAATATTTTTCATTGAGTCtctattagttttttattattattatgttgagtattataaaaattatatttttcaagtttatgttgtttgattttttttttattaagaatgtATTTTATCTCTTCatcttatttatttgttttcattattaaaaatatggacttttttattaatattaaattatattattgttaatgtAAAACAAATGGAAAACAATATTGTTTTACATTAATcataatatcattttatatttagGTTTCGTAGTTATCTAgttaatagaaaaattaaacaatataaaatataaaaaaaaaaacactacaaaaaaaagtgtatattgtagcagttatttttatataaactggtatttataaccgccacaatatacgcttATGGCAGTTTTCCAAAGTTTAATGAGGCGGTTTAACGCGACCCaccactttaaacatagtgtaagtagttgcggtttttatatgtaagtagtgtcagttatacCTGTCGCAATTTACATTTATTGAAGAAGACTTTGGCGCCATAATATACGTAAGTAGTGACGTTTTTAACTGatgtaattttaattctgaataaataaaatttaaccaccacttttttataatcttttttataatttgttttatacaatcataaaatttaatcaccactttttcataataaaataaaataatgtataaagttataatcatccattcatttcattgaaaattaaagcacacataataatgttcaaaagtttatatgtaaattaaagacactaataaatatttaaatatattaatacctcATTGGTGAATGCATGAACCAAATTAGCTGTCATTGCAGCAAAATGTTATGGAACATCTTTTCTTGAAGCAATATATGCAAGCAAAgtgttcatttaatttttcacaATTGCAAGCTCATTTTCCATTTGAGTTACCTTGTCCTCCACATTTAACGAAGTTGAACTAGAGGAAGCATGATTCATACCACTTAGCCTTTTCAACctaatttataacatttttttttatttcttcttaaTAAAAACTTCGCTTAAATATTATGGTTTCAAATTAATTCTCAATACATTATATTTGATGCCAcatataaacaaattatttcaCTCAACTATTATTTGTAAGTCATGGAAAAAGTACCAAATTAAATCATTCAAGAAACAAAAGAAGACACTTGCATTTAGAGGCTTCAAAACTATACCAAACAATTAGTGAATGAGTGTAAATCAAATGAATTAGAATTATCATGGTTTAActtcatttgaatttttaatacaGGATCACAATTATCCTATTCAATTAAGAGTATGGTATCATATCAATATGAATTAACTTATTCAAGGTGATTATACTGAGAAATAAGATTTTAACAATGAACAATCATCTTTACATGTTAATAACCAcaaaattattgattattttttctcaTTCCAAGAAAATTTGTACTTAACAGAGATTATATTTAGCTTTTTCGACGATTTTAATCACTACTAATTAGGTCAGTTTTTCTTTTCCCAGAAAAATCCAACTATTTTTAACTGATTATCAACGATTTTTACTAACTTTTAcaataataattactttttgaCTATTTTTTGAACCCATACTTTCAGCAGTTTATAAACCTACTACTTTCTGTAGTTTTAAACCcggttaattttatttttttgtgtttttttaatgCGTTGTGTTTTTTTAAggtaaaataattaaacaacAAATTTTAACGATTGAAACTAGTAAAATATTACAATATCATTTGTTCTCAGTcataaaattaaacataatgAAAAACCTAATAACATCCTTCTAAGTTTTCTTCTTTGCCAGCCTCGTTTACGTTTCCCAAGTCAATTTTAGCTCCAAATGAGCACGACAAAAAGTCAAAACATTAGTTTAgacaaataaaacaaatttaaactaCAAGAAGTCATTTTTAGgccaattttataaaaaactattttatttctcCAAAAATACAAATCTAATATAAAAACAGGAAATAAGATCAAAAGAATTATAACATCCTTATTTACCAGTTATGAATACTATAATAGACATgctatatatttcaaaatatattcctCTTATTAAggattttaatatttacatgACTTAAAAGAACTATTTAACCGAACACAAATTTCTCCATCAACACAAACTGAAACTTTATCTCTTGTAAAATCATTTGCTCCCATGTAAATACATGATCAtcatagataaataaaataaaaacaacacaaATAAAAGGATAAGctaactatttttaaaactcCTAATATAAATAGAACTTCCATTAACACTCATATAATCCATCATTGCTCATagatatatacaaaaaaaatcaagagtacataaaattttataatcaatctctcatgtcagacttctatTGACCCATATACTCATACACTTGACTTTGCATTCAGAAGACTCGTGCATTGAATTAAATATAGAGATTCACACCTATCATACTACCTCACTGTAAATCCACACAATTATCTCGTAAAAATCTTAATATCTTGAATGACCTTATATCACAAGGTTAATCCATATGAATATGAAAGACCATATTCATTTTCACACGCAGACAAAATCACATGAACTTCCTTTGACTCTCACCatctgaataacttcatctatatgatttcattatatTAGTAGAGTCAaaatatctccttctagacgcaTCATTAGTCAATGCATGTCctaacaatctcaacatggtattttctttcctaaaaatactatgtcttaATTTCAACTTCATAATTAACATCTCACTTTATACAAAGTCACACAATTTAATCATTACCAAAACTTAGAAAGCAAACAATCCAAAAATTACATAAAcacaaaaaaactaaaaagttttcaattaattatataattaaaattgtcatcaaatttaattaaacacaataaacaaatataaacagAAACACATAAgcaaatcttaattttttttagcttgagcGAAAACGGACCTTACTTGATCGAAAATCAATCGAAAAGCACACCCAAAATTCACCCCATTTTTGCTAAAGCGAGATTTCTTCTCACTTAGACGGGAATGGGTCTCGCCCGAGCGAGATTCcttctcgcttgagcgaaaatGGACCCGAGAGCACCCCATTTTTCATCATATTCTCGATTGAGCGAGAATTttctcgcttgagtgagataTGCATAAAAGATTTCTCAAAATTGATCTCATTAATATTTTCACCAAAATTTACATTCAAACTTGTATTTTTCATAAACCTACAACATTAAAATTGTCATTTCTTTATTTAGAAAGGTAGAGGTGCTCCCAATGAGCTACTCTATCAACATATATATTCATTATTCTTAAACCAAATCCAACTATCTAGATTTATAAAACAAATGCATACAACTCTTACACTTTAATTTAGACATCAATGCAATGCAACTCACTTTATAATGTGATTCAACACTTTCattctaaaaaaaaacatacccAATAACTGATTCACATCACAatcaacataaaatataaacaattcaATCTCAAAGAACattataattttctaaaacaCAAACATCGCTACAAGAAAAAATTCATACTAGTGATCACATCACCCCCGCATGCAGATCTTTTAATTTAGGGttctatttgaaaataaaactagTTTCCCTAACCTAACTTTGAGTAGTTGTGTTCACAAAGAGCTCTTATCCTACATAGCCCAAAGGTAGTTTAACCTGCATCATAGAGTCTTGATTAACGATCCAAATATGTCACTGGGACTCTGAACTAACAAGAATTAATCCTAAAGCTCTAAATGTCACATGCAAAGCCTATATCAAAGATAATCTATCAAGTTCAAAATCAACTCAATGAAAGAatgagcaaaaatgaacttactctgtctAAAACTCTGATTAGGCAAACATGTGGTATTCTCTCCCATGAATCCAATGGCGAAATTCGATCGTCATTCTGATGACACAAATGTTCAGAAAGATAGAGAGAAGAAagacaaatgaaaaaaagaaaaagtttagagagatggtggttcttttaaaatgaaaccttaATAACtgcttttttgtttatatactttttttcactttaataataaaatattcaagtgtcatttaaaatatatcacttctaCTCTAAAGCTATTTTATAGGTCCCTATAAAAATCCTCAAGGAAATGCAATTAGTCTAAAAAATACGACAAAATTACTAGGACGAGTCTAGAATTTGTCTAGCAAGAAGACAATTCTAGAGATAAATTTGACAAGTAGAAATGTCTTAAAATGTGGacaacatttcattactcaaatcaaagttaaaatTCATGTACAAGACGTgttagcattccggatacagtctctcaataTTGGActggttgtgattggaatatttcATTGTCTTTACAATagatgcctcatttttttaatcatatcatggttagggaggaacatgatctccctaattggattctagatgagcctggtcgtttcactcttaaatcgccTAGGACTTTTTttttggaaccaggagttccctgtagttggggtaaattcatttggtcttcatatatttggccttccaaaactctagtactctagaaagtttttcatgtgtggtttcctacagatcaacatattcagaataaaggtttgcttatatgttctatgtgtacgctttgtgaaaagcacaaggaatctattcaacatttatttttttgaatgttttaatgctttgcatatttggagttgggttcggaAAGTTTTTCTTACTTcgcatttctctaataaggattatcttttttcttttattaagagttatggtagtcctttggttaaattgattaagcctgttgtgataaccttttctatttggatgatatggcatATGAGGAATTATTCTATATTTAaggataagattgatgtttctagggctatttcggcaattaaagatttaacttgtctagtgagAAATTCgtttaaagcttcaatgaagaatgatatgttggatttcaacatgATTAAGTTTTTGGTGTTAATACTCGTACTAGTAAAGTTATTTGTCttcttcctattagatgggagTTCACTTCAtcaggttgggttaaaattaacattgatgggtCTTGTTACTTGTAGAGGTATTTTTCATGGGAGTATGGGGGAGTTTATTAGTGCTTTctctgtgtttcttgaagtttagactgctatggttgctgagttttatggactTATATAtgtatggaggaagctcaaaagatggggttTACTAATGTATGACTTGAATATGATTTTACCTTGGTTTATGTTGCATTTattgctaggactaatgttccatGGATGTTTcataatcgatggaatacttgtcttaattactgtgggaaaaataggtttagggttactcgtATTTTTCGTGAAAGGAATGTGTGTGTTAATAAGTTGGCTAATtagaatttattcatagagaatcatttcattggtataataggcttccatctagtctgttcttagaattctttatgaataggtatagtctacctatatatcatttttgttaacatatgggctTTTGtttagtccccccatattttttttgtattttttttaataatacttttttcatgtgatgacagatgattgttgttacttgaggtgtcagcctagctgagaggccaagttgcatagtgatgcctaacatgaaagttttaataaaaaattcatgtACACGACACTGCTATTTATAAGATATGAAGCTTGGAAAAGAAACATCTAACCCTAGATGACCTAATCCTACCCATAAATTGGAAAGCAAGTTTCAGAAGTCCTCTCAAATGAAAGTGTAACAAGTGTCATCCCCTCATTGGTGTGAATCCTCTTGGGAGAGTGACAAGTGGCAAAGGCGCCAAATGCTCATGTAGAACGCGCCTAACCTTAATTTGCATGGCAAGCTAGGGTTTTAACCTAACTTGGTGCCCAAGTTGGGGTTTATGACCAATTTGGTACCCAAAATCCTCCCCGAGGTTAGGATATTTCACCTAATCTAAATTTGGCCCAAATACAAGgtctaaaaaaaaatcctatgtTACTTGTCCCAAAATACAAGACCCATGATAAATTCCTAAACTACTTTGTACAACTTTTACAAAACTAAGAAGAAAAAAGACTCTTCAATGTATACAATAAGACCTCATCTACTTCAGTCTTCTTAGCCAATAATTTTAAGGCTGGATGGTTACAAAATTATCaagtaaaaaaattgagaattcGAATACTCAAAAATAGGGAACTAAGAGGAACACTAAGGAGACCTTTGTTACTTAGGGGCATTGGAAGTTTGTTCAGAACCATGTTTTAACTAGTAAAAATACATGAACTTGTTTATGGTCAAATAAATTTGGAAGTAATgacaaaatatttgaaaggccTTTAAGAAGGTCCAACTGTTAACATGAAGTTGACTTGAGACCACATTTGATGGAGAagtgggcctcttccatcatcatTCATGATCGTCAACATCTGACATTAGAAAGGAGAATGAGGAAAAAAGTATGT comes from the Phaseolus vulgaris cultivar G19833 chromosome 8, P. vulgaris v2.0, whole genome shotgun sequence genome and includes:
- the LOC137825479 gene encoding tropinone reductase homolog, with the protein product MAETKLSCFKDQKWSLHGMTALVTGGTRGIGYAVAEELAEFGASVHICARKQQDIDKCLEEWNRKGFSITGSSCDVLSRDQRENLMRDVASIFDGKLNILINNAGTTVPKNLIDYTAEDISTIMGTNFESSYHLCQLAHPLLKASGYGNIVFISSIAGLKSFPFSSVYASSKGAMNQFTKNVALEWAKDNIRANAVAPGFVKTELLDFILESLDEGSKIIEATKAKTMAGRIGEPKDISGMVAFLCLPAASYITGQIITIDGGYTI